A stretch of the Capsicum annuum cultivar UCD-10X-F1 chromosome 8, UCD10Xv1.1, whole genome shotgun sequence genome encodes the following:
- the LOC107879513 gene encoding LOW QUALITY PROTEIN: uncharacterized protein LOC107879513 (The sequence of the model RefSeq protein was modified relative to this genomic sequence to represent the inferred CDS: inserted 3 bases in 3 codons; substituted 2 bases at 2 genomic stop codons), with the protein MNVSCFICLFLVLCYLSAQHCYAGEVDVLREFLKARRAKARIINLGLEPAEKQRSASKFIVPQVGSKENDKISALPGQPSGVNFAQYSGYVTVDANAGRALFYYLAESSNDPPTKPLVLWLNGGPGCSSFGNGGMVELGPFRVNKDGKTLSRNPFAWNNVANVLFLESPAGVGFSYSNTSSDYHTGDEKTRQDSFTFLVNWMERFPEYKHRDFYIAGESYAGHYVPQLAQLILSHKKTEPNLVINLQGIATGNALLDDETMNSGSYDFYWTHALISDEVHQGIVSNCNFSAEASTSEACDEYTSEADSCQANIYDYNTYSQLCNSSAYFSHPIDGFDPCSADYVFNYLNTAEIQKALNVRDVPHSWESCSYIGAFWQDSPNTVLPIVQELMQSGIRVWIYSGDIDHILPVTTSRYAIDKIKTPIKTPWYPWFFQGEVGGYAVEYQNLTFATVRGAGHFVPSYQPGRALTMFSSFINGTLPPGLDRETIRSALGFVSANYCASVKIMKNSDLCEQIKFHVGVLDLDVALYSEKPTVITESSSDEEKSYYNRLGLMFMQMNIVGNIKTTLFKTESAKEPLKLVKESSQIADKSLAGTLMGTLTTMKFDGSFQEEMRLENQGTHSINFVNHQGAEKKGKKHGKGQQKQLNVNESSSQGFLTIRTINKNERFVYMGNRVKAPDEVVGTYRLILDTGRHLDLVETYYVPSLSRDLVSLSKISSKAVPKTPFELWTGKKPSLRHLYVWGCPTEVRVYNPQEKNLDLRTINDFFIGYPKKSKGYRFYCPNYSMRIVETENARFIENGEVSGSEEPRNVEIKEVRVRIPLSCTSFKFIAPEAVVQQSNQQEQQINVPINHNEAIIDEPIVDEPQEVASRRSQRQKKSASSDDYLKGDKFSLNQCPKNDLERKQMKDIYYTSIVGSLMYAQTCTRPDISFVVGMLGRYQSNPRMEHWKAAKKVLRYLQGTKDHMLTYRRSDHLDVVGCSDSDYAGCVDTRKFTFGYLFMLAGGAISWKSAKQSVIAAFIMEAEFVACFEATVQTNWLWNFISGLRLVDNIARPQKIYCDNTAAVFFSKNDKYSKVRMKISLFLSLCLLLSFLNIQRCHAGEGDVLLNFLDARQTKKLSASNVNEGQVETDERVDSEFGSIIPQKGSKEDDRISALPGQSSGLNFDQYSGYITVDADAGGALFYYFTESTHDPSTKPLVLSLNGGPGCSSYGELGPFXVKNDGKTLWLNEFAWNNVADVLFLESPVGVGFSYSNRSSDYVTGDKQTSEDSYTFLINWMERFSDYRNRKFYIAGESYAGHYVPQLAQLILSQKKIDRHLVRNCKELHXTGNAYIDIETQNRGSYDXYWSHAIVSDEVHEGIVLNCNFSALGVSESCYEYKKQADVPRDNIYSYDIYAPLCGSPQNTSLPISDYDPCTRDYVDSYLNTRKVQEALHVRGIPQEWGSCNIHANWQDSPDTILPIFQELMQSEIRVWIYSGNTDXVSVTTSKYVIEXIKTPIKTSWYPWYFQGEVGGYAVEYQNLTFVTVRGSGHFVPSYQPGRVFPLFSSFINGTLPPNECLK; encoded by the exons ATGAATGTTTCCTGTTTTATATGTCTTTTTCTAGTTTTGTGCTACCTAAGTGCCCAACACTGTTACGCAGGGGAAGTAGATGTTCTACGCGAATTTCTCAAGGCTCGACGGGCAAAAGCAAGAATTATTAACCTCGGCCTAGAGCCTGCTGAAAAGCAGAGATCAGCGTCTAAATTCATAGTGCCACAGGTAGGATCAAAGGAAAATGACAAGATCTCTGCATTGCCAGGGCAACCAAGTGGTGTCAATTTTGCACAATATTCAGGATATGTGACTGTTGATGCTAATGCTGGTAGAGCCTTGTTTTATTACTTGGCGGAATCATCTAATGACCCTCCTACAAAGCCTCTTGTTTTGTGGCTAAATGGAG GACCTGGTTGCTCTTCATTCGGGAATGGAGGAATGGTGGAACTTGGACCATTCCGCGTCAATAAAGATGGAAAAACTTTGTCGCGCAACCCTTTTGCCTGGAATAATG TGGCAAATGTACTCTTTTTGGAATCACCAGCTGGTGTTGGATTCTCTTATTCCAATACATCATCAGATTATCATACTGGAGACGAAAAGACTAGACAAGACAGTTTCACATTTCTCGTCAATTGGATGGAAAGATTCCCAGAATATAAACATCGCGATTTCTACATTGCTGGGGAGAGTTATGCTGGCCATTATGTGCCTCAACTCGCTCAGCTGATCTTATCTCACAAGAAAACAGAACCCAACCTCGTCATTAACTTGCAAGGAATAGCA ACTGGAAATGCACTCCTGGACGATGAAACTATGAATAGTGGGTCATATGATTTTTATTGGACACACGCACTGATATCAGATGAAGTCCATCAAGGAATTGTCTCGAATTGTAACTTCTCGGCAGAAGCATCTACCTCGGAAGCTTGTGATGAATACACAAGTGAAGCAGATTCATGTCAAGCCAATATATATGATTATAACACATATTCCCAACTGTGTAACTCCTCAGCCTATTTTTCCCATCCT ATAGATGGATTTGATCCATGCTCAGCTGATTACGTATTTAACTACCTTAACACTGCTGAAATACAAAAGGCACTTAATGTCAGAGACGTACCTCATTCCTGGGAATCCTGCAG TTACATAGGTGCCTTTTGGCAAGACTCACCAAATACTGTTCTACCAATCGTTCAGGAGCTCATGCAAAGTGGTATTCGGGTTTGGATATATAG CGGAGACATAGATCATATTTTGCCTGTAACGACAAGTAGATATGCTATTGACAAAATCAAAACACCAATCAAAACGCCATGGTACCCGTGGTTCTTTCAAGGCGAG GTTGGTGGTTATGCAGTGGAGTATCAGAACTTAACATTCGCGACAGTAAGAGGAGCAGGGCATTTCGTGCCAAGCTATCAACCTGGTCGTGCATTGACCATGTTCTCGTCCTTCATCAATGGGACACTCCCTCCTGGTCTCGAC AGAGAAACAATACGTTCTGCTCTTGGGTTTGTTTCCGCTAATTATTGTGCTTCCGTTAAAATCATGAagaattcag ATTTGTGCGAACAGATCAAATTCCATGTTGGggttttagatcttgatgttgCACTTTACTCTGAGAAGCCAACTGTTATTACTGAATCTAGCagtgatgaagaaaagtcctattataACAGATTAGGCCTAATGTTCATGCAAATGAATATTGTGGGCAACATTAAGACCACTCTTTTCAAAACTGAAAGTGCAAAAGAACCTCTGAAACTTGTGAAAGAATCTTCTCAAATTGCTGATAAGTCTCTTGCTGGGACActaatgggtactttgaccaccatgaagtttgatggttcaT TTCAAGAGGAAATGAGGCTGGAGAATCAAGGAACCCACTCTATTAATTTTGTAAATCATCAAGGagctgaaaagaaaggaaagaaacatGGTAAGGGACAACAGAAACAACTTAAtgttaatgagtcctcatctcaa GGATTCCTTACAATCCgaaccataaacaagaatgaaagatttgtttACATGGGGAATAGAGTGAAGGCTCCAGATGAAGTTGTCGGGACTTATCGTCTGATTCTCGATACTGGACgtcacttagatttagttgaaacttattatGTTCCTTCTCTTTCGAGAGATTTAGTTTCTTTGTCTAA gATTTCTAGTAAAGCAGTTCCAAAGACACCTTTTGAATTGTGGACTGGTAAGAAGCCTAGTTTGAGGCACCTATATGTTTGGGGTTGTCCGACAGAAGTTAGAGTATACAATCCACAAGAAAAGAATCTGGATTTAAGAACAATCAATGATTTCTTTATTGGTTATCCAAAAAAATCAAAGGGGTATAGATTTTATTGTCCTAATTATAGTATGAGAATAGTTGAAACTGAAAATGCTAGGTTCATTGAGAATGGCGAAGTTAGTGGGAGTGAAGAACCACGtaatgtggaaattaaagaagttagggtGCGAATTCCTCTATCctgtacttcttttaaatttattgcTCCTGAAGCTGTTGTACAACaaagtaatcaacaagaacaacaaattaatgtTCCTATTAATCACAATGAAGCTATAATTGATGAACCTATAGTAGATGAACCACAAGAAGTAGcatcaagaagatctcaaagacaaaaaaaatCTGCTAGTTCtgatgattatttg AAAGGAGATAAGTTTAGTCTCAATCAATGTCCAAAGAATGACTTAGAACGAAAACAAATGAAAGATATTTATTATACATCAAttgttgggagtcttatgtatgcccaAACATGTACAAGACCAGACATCAGCTTTGTTGTTGGGATGTTGGGCCGATATCAAAGTAATCCTAGAATGGAGCACTGGAAGGCTGCAAAGAAAGTGTTGCGATACTTACAAGGaacaaaagatcatatgctcacttatagaagatCTGATCATCTAGATGTGGTTGGGTGTTCAGATTCGGATTATGCTGGTTGTGTGGATACAAGAAAATTcacatttggatatttgtttaTGTTAGCTGGAGGAGCAATATCATGGAAGAGTGCGAAACAGTCTGTTATAGCTGCATTCATTATGGAAGCTGAGTTTGTGGCATGCTTTGAGGCCACAGTCCAGACTAACTGGCTTTGGAATTTTATTTCAGGACTTCGACTAGTCGATAATATAGCCAGACCGCAGAAAATTTATTGCGATAATACTGCCgcagttttcttctctaaaaacgATAAGTATTCGAAAG TACGTATGAagattagtttatttttgagtCTTTGTCTACTTTTATCCTTCCTTAATATCCAACGATGTCACGCAGGGGAAGGAGATGTGCTTTTGAATTTTCTTGATGCACGACAAACAAAGAAGTTGTCTGCGTCTAATGTTAATGAAGGTCAAGTAGAAACTGATGAAAGGGTTGATTCAGAATTCGGATCAATAATACCTCAGAAAGGCTCCAAGGAAGATGATAGAATCTCAGCATTACCAGGACAATCAAGTGGTctgaattttgatcaatattcAGGATATATTACTGTTGATGCCGATGCTGGTGGAGCTTTGTTCTATTACTTCACTGAATCAACTCATGACCCGTCTACCAAGCCTCTTGTCTTATCGTTGAATGGAG GTCCAGGATGTTCGTCATATGGAGAATTGGGACCTT ATgtaaaaaatgatggaaaaacCTTGTGGCTCAATGAATTTGCTTGGAATAACG TGGCGGATGTTCTCTTCTTAGAATCACCTGTTGGAGTTGGATTTTCTTACTCTAATCGATCATCAGATTATGTAACTGGAGACAAACAAACTTCTGAAGATAGCTACACTTTCTTGATCAATTGGATGGAAAGATTTTCTGACTATAGAAACAGAAAATTCTATATAGCTGGAGAGAGTTATGCTGGACATTATGTGCCTCAACTAGCACAACTTATCCTTTCTCAAAAGAAAATTGACCGTCATCTTGTAAGGAATTGCAAGGAATTGCACTAA ACTGGTAATGCGTACATTGACATAGAAACACAAAATAGAGGTTCATATG TTTACTGGTCCCATGCAATAGTATCAGATGAAGTTCATGAAGGAATTGTCTTAAATTGCAATTTTTCTGCTTTGGGTGTATCAGAAAGTTGTTATGAATACAAAAAACAAGCAGATGTACCTCGAGACAACATTTACTCTTATGACATTTATGCTCCATTGTGTGGTTCCCCTCAAAATACTTCTCTTCCT ATTTCTGATTACGATCCATGCACAAGAGACTATGTTGATTCATACTTGAATACTAGAAAAGTGCAAGAAGCACTCCATGTTAGAGGAATACCCCAAGAATGGGGTTCTTGCAA TATACATGCAAATTGGCAAGATTCACCTGACACGATTTTGCCAATCTTTCAAGAGCTTATGCAAAGTGAAATTAGAGTTTGGATATATAG CGGAAATACTG ACGTATCAGTTACAACAAGTAAATATGTCATAGAATAAATTAAGACCCCAATCAAGACATCATGGTACCCTTGGTATTTCCAAGGAGAG GTTGGTGGTTATGCAGTTGAATATCAAAACTTGACATTTGTGACAGTAAGGGGATCTGGGCATTTTGTACCAAGCTATCAACCTGGTCGTGTTTTCCccttgttttcttctttcatcAATGGCACACTTCCTCCTAATGAATGTCTCAAATGA